In Conger conger chromosome 12, fConCon1.1, whole genome shotgun sequence, one DNA window encodes the following:
- the vsig8a gene encoding V-set and immunoglobulin domain-containing protein 8a isoform X1, with translation MKRKIALDTSVICQSIGIGFVFGCSRFPAVRDVERRIMDPRNTAAVLCAVMLYLNAGVAVAMQVTSNGPQTIQKAQGEKAALECTYTPGSNDVGDLDIEWSLVSPDMTQKDTLILSFAGGRKWIHGDPSLTKGLDFRAGDPSHGDASISISALEVSHTGTYQCKVKKAPGVDMRKVTLVVMVPPSVPTCRAEGSPSIGGALSLHCKSSQGSTPLHYVWEKAGGAGIHPSITQDSITGVLHISNHSETFAGMYRCEASNAVGSEHCTFALRAEKPPSRAGVIAGTVIGVLLLIIILLLLVCLLICRYGRRCKDKEVANDIREDSPPPESRTQSRISAFRPGVAYSSVGTGQPWAESEFSSDLTDSSKALKPPSSTSTGALRRAYDSRYGHPV, from the exons atgaagagaaaaATTGCTCTGGACACTTCAGTCATTTGTCAATCGATCGGAATTGGCTTTGTGTTTGGATGTAGCCGATTCCCAGCAGTCAG GGATGTTGAAAGGCGCATAATGGACCCCAGGAATACAGCGGCTGTGCTGTGTGCCGTCATGCTGTACCTGAATGCAG GTGTCGCTGTGGCAATGCAGGTGACCTCCAATGGTCCTCAGACGATTCAGAAGGCTCAGGGAGAGAAAGCTGCCCTGGAGTGCACATACACCCCTGGATCCAATGATGTGGGAGATCTGGATATTGAATGGTCGCTTGTCAGTCCTGACATGACCCAGAAAGACACTCTG ATCCTGTCCTTCGCAGGAGGGAGGAAATGGATACATGGAGACCCCAGCCTCACAAAGGGGTTGGATTTTAGGGCAGGGGACCCCAGCCATGGAGATGCCTCCATTTCCATCTCAGCTCTGGAGGTGTCTCACACGGGCACGTACCAGTGTAAGGTGAAGAAAGCTCCAGGCGTGGACATGCGCAAAGTCACGCTGGTGGTCATGG TGCCCCCTTCAGTGCCCACATGCAGGGCTGAAGGCAGCCCGTCTATAGGGGGAgcgctctctctccactgcaaGTCTTCACAGGGATCCACCCCCCTGCACTACGTATGGGAGAAAGCGGGCGGGGCCGGGATTCACCCCAGTATTACGCAAG ACTCTATAACAGGTGTGCTGCATATTAGCAACCACTCTGAGACGTTTGCTGGGATGTACAGATGTGAGGCCAGCAATGCCGTGGGGTCAGAGCACTGCACGTTTGCCCTGCGTGCAGAGAAAC CCCCCAGCAGAGCTGGTGTAATTGCAGGCACTGTgattggtgttctgctgctgatAATCATCTTACTGCTGCTGGTCTGTCTTCTGATTTGCCGATATGGTAGAAGGTGCAAGGACAAGGAAGTAGCCAATGACATCAG AGAGGATTCTCCGCCCCCGGAGAGTCGCACCCAAAGCCGAATCTCCGCCTTCCGCCCAGGCGTGGCCTACAGCTCCGTGGGCACTGGGCAGCCGTGGGCGGAGTCAGAGTTCAGCAGTGACCTCACAGACTCCAGCAAAGCGCTgaaacccccctcctccaccagcaCGGGGGCGCTAAGGCGCGCGTACGACAGCAGATACGGACACCCCGTCTGA
- the vsig8a gene encoding V-set and immunoglobulin domain-containing protein 8a isoform X2, translating into MQVTSNGPQTIQKAQGEKAALECTYTPGSNDVGDLDIEWSLVSPDMTQKDTLILSFAGGRKWIHGDPSLTKGLDFRAGDPSHGDASISISALEVSHTGTYQCKVKKAPGVDMRKVTLVVMVPPSVPTCRAEGSPSIGGALSLHCKSSQGSTPLHYVWEKAGGAGIHPSITQDSITGVLHISNHSETFAGMYRCEASNAVGSEHCTFALRAEKPPSRAGVIAGTVIGVLLLIIILLLLVCLLICRYGRRCKDKEVANDIREDSPPPESRTQSRISAFRPGVAYSSVGTGQPWAESEFSSDLTDSSKALKPPSSTSTGALRRAYDSRYGHPV; encoded by the exons ATGCAGGTGACCTCCAATGGTCCTCAGACGATTCAGAAGGCTCAGGGAGAGAAAGCTGCCCTGGAGTGCACATACACCCCTGGATCCAATGATGTGGGAGATCTGGATATTGAATGGTCGCTTGTCAGTCCTGACATGACCCAGAAAGACACTCTG ATCCTGTCCTTCGCAGGAGGGAGGAAATGGATACATGGAGACCCCAGCCTCACAAAGGGGTTGGATTTTAGGGCAGGGGACCCCAGCCATGGAGATGCCTCCATTTCCATCTCAGCTCTGGAGGTGTCTCACACGGGCACGTACCAGTGTAAGGTGAAGAAAGCTCCAGGCGTGGACATGCGCAAAGTCACGCTGGTGGTCATGG TGCCCCCTTCAGTGCCCACATGCAGGGCTGAAGGCAGCCCGTCTATAGGGGGAgcgctctctctccactgcaaGTCTTCACAGGGATCCACCCCCCTGCACTACGTATGGGAGAAAGCGGGCGGGGCCGGGATTCACCCCAGTATTACGCAAG ACTCTATAACAGGTGTGCTGCATATTAGCAACCACTCTGAGACGTTTGCTGGGATGTACAGATGTGAGGCCAGCAATGCCGTGGGGTCAGAGCACTGCACGTTTGCCCTGCGTGCAGAGAAAC CCCCCAGCAGAGCTGGTGTAATTGCAGGCACTGTgattggtgttctgctgctgatAATCATCTTACTGCTGCTGGTCTGTCTTCTGATTTGCCGATATGGTAGAAGGTGCAAGGACAAGGAAGTAGCCAATGACATCAG AGAGGATTCTCCGCCCCCGGAGAGTCGCACCCAAAGCCGAATCTCCGCCTTCCGCCCAGGCGTGGCCTACAGCTCCGTGGGCACTGGGCAGCCGTGGGCGGAGTCAGAGTTCAGCAGTGACCTCACAGACTCCAGCAAAGCGCTgaaacccccctcctccaccagcaCGGGGGCGCTAAGGCGCGCGTACGACAGCAGATACGGACACCCCGTCTGA
- the vsig8a gene encoding V-set and immunoglobulin domain-containing protein 8a isoform X3: MQVTSNGPQTIQKAQGEKAALECTYTPGSNDVGDLDIEWSLVSPDMTQKDTLILSFAGGRKWIHGDPSLTKGLDFRAGDPSHGDASISISALEVSHTGTYQCKVKKAPGVDMRKVTLVVMVPPSVPTCRAEGSPSIGGALSLHCKSSQGSTPLHYVWEKAGGAGIHPSITQDSITGVLHISNHSETFAGMYRCEASNAVGSEHCTFALRAEKPPSRAGVIAGTVIGVLLLIIILLLLVCLLICRYGRRCKDKEVANDIREDSPPPESRTQSRISAFRPGVAYSSVGTGQPWAESEFSSDLTDSSKALKPPSSTSTGALRRAYDSRYGHPV; this comes from the exons ATGCAG GTGACCTCCAATGGTCCTCAGACGATTCAGAAGGCTCAGGGAGAGAAAGCTGCCCTGGAGTGCACATACACCCCTGGATCCAATGATGTGGGAGATCTGGATATTGAATGGTCGCTTGTCAGTCCTGACATGACCCAGAAAGACACTCTG ATCCTGTCCTTCGCAGGAGGGAGGAAATGGATACATGGAGACCCCAGCCTCACAAAGGGGTTGGATTTTAGGGCAGGGGACCCCAGCCATGGAGATGCCTCCATTTCCATCTCAGCTCTGGAGGTGTCTCACACGGGCACGTACCAGTGTAAGGTGAAGAAAGCTCCAGGCGTGGACATGCGCAAAGTCACGCTGGTGGTCATGG TGCCCCCTTCAGTGCCCACATGCAGGGCTGAAGGCAGCCCGTCTATAGGGGGAgcgctctctctccactgcaaGTCTTCACAGGGATCCACCCCCCTGCACTACGTATGGGAGAAAGCGGGCGGGGCCGGGATTCACCCCAGTATTACGCAAG ACTCTATAACAGGTGTGCTGCATATTAGCAACCACTCTGAGACGTTTGCTGGGATGTACAGATGTGAGGCCAGCAATGCCGTGGGGTCAGAGCACTGCACGTTTGCCCTGCGTGCAGAGAAAC CCCCCAGCAGAGCTGGTGTAATTGCAGGCACTGTgattggtgttctgctgctgatAATCATCTTACTGCTGCTGGTCTGTCTTCTGATTTGCCGATATGGTAGAAGGTGCAAGGACAAGGAAGTAGCCAATGACATCAG AGAGGATTCTCCGCCCCCGGAGAGTCGCACCCAAAGCCGAATCTCCGCCTTCCGCCCAGGCGTGGCCTACAGCTCCGTGGGCACTGGGCAGCCGTGGGCGGAGTCAGAGTTCAGCAGTGACCTCACAGACTCCAGCAAAGCGCTgaaacccccctcctccaccagcaCGGGGGCGCTAAGGCGCGCGTACGACAGCAGATACGGACACCCCGTCTGA